In the genome of Juglans microcarpa x Juglans regia isolate MS1-56 chromosome 6S, Jm3101_v1.0, whole genome shotgun sequence, the window TGGAATCTATATCAAGTTCTTTTCTAGGACCACGGTGCTGCATTGGAGACTTTAATACTCAATCAATCAGAAAAATATGGGGGACGACCTGTGGTGACAAACTCAAATAATGGtcttaataattttatgaatggACATGGATTAATTGATATTGGATTTTTGGGTCCATCATTCACCTGGAGCAATAAAAGAGATGGTAGAGCACTTATTAGAGAAAGACTGGTTCAGGGTATAGTCAACCAAGAATGGAGAATGCTCTTTTCGGATGCAAATTTACAGAATCTATTTTCCTCGGCCTCAGATCATAGTCCTCTTCTACTTAGTACAACCTCCCATCAAAGTCAATCGcactcttttaaatttgaagaattctaGATCCAAAACCCTCTCAGTCGGATAATTATTCAAGAAGCGTGGAACAAACAGTTTAGAGGCACACCAGCCTACATTCTATGCAAAAAGATCAAGGCAACAAAAGCAGCTATAAAAAACTAGAATAGATTCTATTTCAGAAAAATTCAATTCCACATTCATAACATTGAAAGAGAGCTCCTTGAACTGCAATGCTTATCTCCATCTCCACTAAATCAAATAAGAGAACAACAACTTCAATATGATCTACAAAAGTAGTTGAAAAATGAAGAATCATTGTGGAGGCAAAAATCTCGAATTTCTTGGTTGACAACAACATATCTCAACACCAAATTCTACCATCTCTCAACAACCATTCGCAGAAGAAGGAATGCAATCGACTCCATCAAACTTGGTCCAGGTAATTGGTCAGTGGACCAATCTTTAATTGaatcaaattttcttgattatttctGGAATATAATGCTTCTTCAAATCCAATATGTCTGGGAAATCTAGAAAATCTATTTGAACGATAGATATCAGACTCATAAAATGAATTTCTTAGTGCAATTCCAAATGAAGCAGAAATACTCATAGCACTGAAACAAATACCATATCAAAAAGCCTCTGGACCAGATGGAATGACGGCACTCTTTTACAGGCACTATTTTACAGGCACTATTGAGATATTATTAAAGAAGAGGTTGTTAGAATGGTGCAAAATTTCTCTCAAAGTGGTAAACTGCTGAAGCAAATGAATCACACCAATATtgcattaatcccaaaaatcccaaatcCAAGCCAACCTCAATACTATAGgccaaaatcattacaaaaattcTGGTTCTCCAACTCAAATCTACTCTTCCAAGCATCATTTCCCCACTACAAACAGTTTTTATTCCTggtagaaacattaaaaaaaatacactaatagcACCTAAGCTATTTCACCGTTTGAAGAAAAAGGTAGGGAGACAAGGATCAATGCCAATCAAGtttgatatggaaaaggcttttAATTATGTCGAATGAGATTTCTTATTCAAAGTAATGGAAGTACTCGGATACAATGCTACATGGATTAATCTCATAAAGGAATGTATAACGACAGCGTCCTTCTCTATAATCATAAATGGAAGTCCTAGGGGTTTCTTTAAAGCACAAAGAGGACTCAAACAATGGGATccaatttcacattttttattcaCACTATGTACTGAAGTTTTATCTAGATTGATTTCTAAACCAGAAGTACTAGGTAACTTCGATGGTATTCGAATAAGCAAAAGTTGCCTCTcgatttctcatttattatttacagatgatCTCATAGTCTTCGGGAAAGCAAATGAGTGAAATGCTAAATCATTATCTGAAAACATTGGCAAGTACATGACATGGTTAGGACAACGAATCAACCTCAATAAATATTCCATCTTCATAACAAGGAATACGACTTTGGCAACAAAGACGTTGATCACTCAAATACTGTCATATAGACCATCCTCAACACGCATGAAATATCAGGGTTTTCCTACCTCCTTCTCTAGAGGAAAAATTGAGGGTTTCAAAGAACTCATGGAAAAAATCAATATCAAGTTGGAAGGTTGGAAAACTGAAGTCCTATCTCAAGCCAGATGAACAATGTTAATCAAATTAGTTGCAAGCTCGATTCCAACTTATCAAATGCAGTCATTCCTATTACCATTATCAGTGTGCAAGGCTATGAATAGAAGTTTCAAAAACTTCTGGTAGGGTTTCCCAAAAGAGAAAAGTCACAACTTGACTCCAAAATCATGGAAATCAATATGCTAACCGAAATTTCAAGGAGGTTTGGGTCTTAGACTAATGGAGAAAATGAATCTAGCACTGTTAGCAAAAACAGGCTAGGAATTGAGTCAAAATAACAATGGATTTTGGCACAAgtttctatcaaaaaaatatctcTATTCAACCTCCTTCATAAATGTGGAATCAAAAAATTCGGATTCATGGGTATGGAAAGGTCTCTTCAAGACAAGAGATTTATTAGCAAAAGGATCATGCTTCCAAATCTTTGATGGATTATCAATAAATGTGTGGACTAAACCTTGGATACCAGATATGAAAAATTTCAAGCCAAAGCCAATCCAAAGTATGAATGAGGTACATTCCTAATTAAAAGTTGCTGATATCATTGCAAATAATCTCCGGGGTTGGGATGTTGAGAAAATGGTTACATTGCTTGATCAAGAAAGTAttgaacacataaaaaaaattactcttgcccaaaacaaccaaaaaagtGACAAGTTGATATGGATCACAAATCACAATGGAAAATTGTCAGTCAAGACAGCATATCACATGGCGGCAAAAGATGCAAAGATTATAGTGCCTCAAGACTTCCCAGAATAATTCCGAATCTACAAGAGAAAAACTGCCCAATATGCAATCAAGTAAATGAAACATTGCTTCATCTCTTTGTGGAATGCCCTGTTGTTAGAATCTTGTGGAAATTTAGTAGCTGGCCTCTAAATCTGGCATCACTCCCCATCACAATAATGCGAGAATGGATAAAGTTGATACTAAATCTAGCTCCCAAACTTGGATTAACTTAAGCATAAGTTCATCATTTTCAGCTTTTTGCAGTAATTGCTATGGATTTCATTCGGAGAAAGAGGAATGATATTATTCACAATTATGCATCCTCAACATTAGAAAAAGATTCTCTCCAGCTAAACACTACATATCAAGCTTACTAGCAAGCATGGTAACAAAAGATAAAGAATATTCTCAAAGAAAGTTGGATCAAACCTCCGCCTCACCATTGGAACTTCTCTTTTGATGCAGCAATTTAGAAATCTTTTTCAACCATCTCAGCCATATGTAGAGGTATGGACCTCTAAAATCCAAAGCATCAATCCCACTTTTGTAAAGGTCTCATAAGCTCTTCTGGCGACACAAATGACAAACCatttacaaaaaattcaatcaattttGGAAGGAGATGCACAAACGGTAATAGATGCCATACAAAAGAATCACCTTCACCTCAATGGCAACTAGCACCGATTTTAGACAACGTCAGCAAAAATCTCCATCCTTTGATAAATTGGAAGATCAGGAAAATACATCGATCTCAGAATCAGTGTGTACACTCTGTGGCGCAATGGGCAGTGACTAAAATGAATTTTAGTTGAATACCCCTTATTAGTATTCCTAATTGTATTCTATATATAGATAGTGGAAATGATCTTCTTTGAACAATGTAAtatctttttctattaatttatataacgcatgatgagggaaaaaaaaaagggcaaatTGGAAtctgaaattaatataaaattaaaatagtaacCTTTTCGTCACCGTCAGATTGTGGACAGTGGGGATTTTAATTTGCTGTCATTTTGCGGCGAGAAAATGCCAGAATTAATATGCCGTTATAGCTCCACATGCACCTGTACCCTAACTTAATTTATGGGGAATGTCAGTGGCGCCAACCATGATGCCATTATATCCTGCCACGTATACAACAACTAGCCGTTGCCTTCCACGTGTCCCCAATGACTCAGCTTACAGTtatgtattagttataagaCTAATGTCAAATTTAAGTTATGCTGAGTACaattatttttggatattttttatgtagttattttatattaaaaaaattatataatagagtgtgaaaaaatatatatattttttaatttgacacACAAAAAtacgtaattaattatattaataaaatatataaaaaatacataaaaataactatacataaaatttttagtCGAAATTTGGCTCTTTGCTTTGGAAACAAGTTACAAGTCagtttttggacttttttttctcctttcttactattttcattttgtattttttgattttttctttccttatccTTTCGATAAAAGGACATTTTAGCATCCACGTGgaatgataattttttcttaaataaaacttatttaatataaaaataaatttataaattcacgtaatttgatataatattttagattgtagaattataataaatttataaattgacgtaatttgatataatatattagattataaaattatattttattgtaaaatagatctaataaattatataaaataacatcaattcgTGAGTTTAGTTTTATGAAATCCTTTATAATTCAAAACTATCTCTTACTCAATAACCCTTAGATCTGACCTTGATTAATATTGGATTTGTGGTGATCAAAAGCAATTTgtctttatgtttttcttttataataagaaAGAGAGTGAGGCTtcagatgagacacaaaatttttatttgatttcatttcatctcatcacatcttatttcgaaacataattcaaatacaaaattttcaaactaatcattataactttttcgaattaattattacaatttttttaaatttttaaataaaaaatataaaacaattccaacctttttaaatctcaaataaaaataatattataaaattatattcttacaatattttaattttataatattttttatttaattttttctctttcatttctcaaaacttaaaaaatactaaactcaaactatctcactattattcataaattatctaattactatttataaaatttttatatcatctcaGTTCCTAAACGAGCCCTAACTCtcacatgcaaaaataaaatatagtatatagtatttgtattaaaatgttaggaaaaaaaatcatttttgtcatttcaaTTTTAGAATCAATTgaataaaaacaatttaaaataagcTCTTAGATCTTTGTTGGAACCCAGACCAAGAAAAAGTCACAGGTGTAAGGAGCTGAATGAATTGACAGAGTGAACCGTCGTTTAAACTACCTTTGCCTTTGGTCCATGGGACCGGACCCAAGTGTGAGCCCCACCACTTCGAATATCCGAATACCAAACGGAATTTCACTCGGAGTTGCAGTTGGGTTCGGTTGttgcttaattttctttttcgtttcgAGCAAGTTTTACTAATGTGGGGTCCAATCTCCGACGTCAACCTCCGTTTTCTCTTCTATAAATACCCCGCCAAACCCTCTTCCCACTTGTTTCATCAAGACTCAccagtcctctctctctctctctctctctctctcgagcTTTATCTTTCTCCTTCGTTTCGAACTGAGCCAGATTGTGTACAGATCAACTGCCATGGAGTCTACCCGAGCTACGGAGTCTGAGACTATCAAGTTTCTCTGTAGCTATGGCGGAAAGATCCTCCCTCGTTCTACCGACGGCAACCTTCGCTATGTCGGCGGCCTCACCCGTGTCCTCTCCGTCCATCGCTCTATTTCCCATGCAGGTTCGTGTCTTTGGATTCTTGCAACTCGTGTTTCGATTCGATTGCAAGGAAATCGTTCTGTTTTCCGTGAATCTATTTGTTGAGACTTTTTGGTTTGGGATTTTACAGAGTTAATGGTTAAGGTCGGTGAGTTCTGTGGCTATTCCGTTACTCTGAGGTGTCAGTTACCGAGCGGAGATTTGGAAACCCTAGTTTCAATCACCTCCGATGAAGATTTGGCCAATATTATTGAAGAATACGATCGAGCTTCGTCGTCGATGTCCCATCCTCCGAAAATCAGAGCCATTCTTTCGCCGCCGAAATCTCTCAAGAAAATCTCCCCTCCTCCATCGACTACTCCCAGCGACGCCGATTCCTATGCGTACGGATCTCCGTTCGTATCGGCCGGTTTGTTGAAGAACTCGGTGGCATATCACCCCGTCCCGCGTACTCGGAATTGCTCCGAAAATGCTTATCGCTATAATTGCCATATCCAGGAAAACCCTAGAGTATTGTTTCCGTATTCCTGGGGTGTTCCTAGCTGCAATCACTTGCGCCGGGGCCCCAAAATATAGACACGTATCAAGGAATTACACACAAAGCAAAGATAAATTGAGGGTGTCAGAAAAATTAGtacaatacattaaaaaaagaagaagaggtgaGTATATACCTGAATTAAATCTCGTGATTTTGATCGGATTTTGAAGGATTTTTTCAATGAGTTCTTACATGGTGGCGATGATCAATGAATCTGTGTATTTGAATTTTGTTCAAAGTTATGTAcatattattgatattttaatttttggaaagtTGTAAGGAGTTTGAGCTAGTCTGCATATTGTCTCCAAATAGAGAATGCTTATACAAGCagaaataattatgttttaaaaaaattaaattacaataaaatttttttaaaatgatatttttttttttttactttcattCATTAATAAAACTGCATATACAGTCCTCTACTCAAGACTACAAAcaaaatttatcttcttttatgtattaacatattatcttgagataatatatttgaatggaaaaaatgagaaatatatatatatatatatatgttttaataaaataattattttttataagttaatttataaaattacttttcaatTACGAAGTCGCAATATTGAATTATTTCAGAAATTTGAGACTTGTTTAGATTCTGCATTTTATTCAGTTTGTCAAGACATAGATGCAAACCTCTACTACCGTCTCATGAGTGATTAGAGTCATCTCActaattttgaatatatatatatatatatatatatatatatttatacacaaaaatttatattgatatatcaattaaaataatgatacgcctacaattttttaaaaatcattttataacttatttttaaataatcaataaaatcatacaattctattaaaaataaattttaatattacaaaattatcctccattttAATATTTCAGTCGGCTTTGTGGCTAACACGTTTGTAAAGTCTTTTGTTGTGTGGGGTCTGAATAACTTTCTCAGCTTTTTGAATTGGTTTGGTGTGGTGCATATGCTTTAACGTTGGATTTGCTTTTTCAGATTGGCAGGTCAGCAAATTAGGAGGCATCGGATTCCACCTAGTTGCTAagcttttttttccctaataaaTTACCTTATTAATGGAAAGAAAACTAATTTGGAGGGGTACTGGAGGTTTATATAATAGGACGAAAAATGAGTACAAATTTGggaaattatacaatatatatatatatatatatatatatataatggttgtGGTTGATCTCTAAATACACTTGCATTCTTCACTAAATTAagatataaagaaaattaatgaaacgTTAATTACGAGTAGGAATTCACATGTTTTATAATAagaatgttgaaattttttactgtttatataCTGTTcatatatgtaataaaatattttgaaattcttattaaaaaaaaaactagtgaaTTAATTCTTGCCCACTAAGATTATCACCACCGCTGATCTTAAGGTGTAGATAAAAATCACTTCTCAACAAAAGAGAGCATGACCAACTTGCTCTACAAAATTGAATGTATCAAGAatggaacaaaaacaaaaaaaaagaaaaaaaaagaaatagaaaatgcaAACTACGTACTCAAATAGAAATATTTCAAAGGCAATTTGGTAGCGCACGAGATCCACAAGCACAAAACGATAATGCATGTGGCGTGGCTATGCATGCGGTCTAAATGAAGTGATAATGAGTACAGAAACAATATGAAACCTAGCTAGGtgagaagaaaattaagaattaatGAGAAATAGTACACAGTTTGAAAGAGATGGAGTATCCACTACAAGATAAACGGATTATTGTGGTAATTTAATTGTGACGAAAAGATCATTTGTGATcaaaatagacttattttaactgtaaataatcatttcgttagaattaactggtcacaaataaataattttcttgtaattatcgataaaatataaatatggtAATGCACACTGTGGCATCATTGCAACCAATTGATAAAAGTTGACCATGCTAACATGAATGACTGTGTTGATGTGTAATGCTAGTAATGAAAAGGAGTCCGTGGTGCCTGTAGCATGACTCCAATTGTGGAGAGATGATAGGTTTGAGACCTTTCGGTCGAGACAGAGGAGCGAGTGACACGTGGAGTGCTCCAAAGTTTCAGCTTTCTTCGACTTATATTCTTGAGAATAATGGCTGCATGGGATATATGCTTTAGTGCGAATAGTTGGATCGActaaaagacaaaagaaagatCATAGAGATCAGAACTTTCTGCCCACTTCTCGAATCAAGGCAAAGAATTTGTTGATTAACTGATGCCAACTTCATTAACATGCATGTTCACATACATCCAAGGAATTAAAATGTTGTCAAAGACATGAATCAAAtgattttgttcctttttttttaaaaaagaaactatataagatatttcAAAGGTATAAAAAGACAGAATGAAGCGTCTTGAACAAGATCCGAGTTTATGTTTCTTGACAATGTCAATGACAAGATCATCAAAAGTGATGCTTTTGACAACAATAGATTGAGGAGAAATGCTTTATCtacacaaattttataaaagtaaatctataaactaaCATGATTCGATATGGTACAttgaaatcatattaatttataagtttatttttatatgattttgttgaTGCAAAAAAAATCGCTCAACAAGccagagggagagaaagagtcatttaCGGCCCACTGGGGCGACTTGGGCCTCGAGCGGTGTTATTTGGAGCTCTCGACAATGTTCCGGTGCGACTGTACaattaggggtgataaacggtccggtttcggtccggaccggaccgagactGAGACCGGCCAGTCTCGGTCCACGTTTTAGAGGACCGAATAGTTTTAGTCCGGTCCACGGTCCAGGGTTTTTCCGGACCCgaccgaatgaaaaaaatatatatcatatatatattatttatataagaattGTACAATTagcaatataaaattttaaatatgttattaatacttgttaataattaatattctataaattaataatattttatatatatcttcatctaacgtatcactattaacaatataaaattttaaatatattattaacatttgttaatattctatgaattaactaatatataatatcaattagttaattatatagtaattatataaattaataatataattttcatctaatttatatcattgaccatataagatatttttttattgaatttgttacataatccacattaataagtaacttaatttaatttagtattttaaataatttttttattaattattaaaaaaaaaataggtcggACCGACTGGACTAGACTGGACTGGTCTCTATGGGTGTTTGGTCTGGTCCgatctggaaaaatgatggaccgaaaatagccggaccggatcggaccaTTTGCACCATTATGTACAGTGTTGTTGTGTACGTCCATGGCAATAGATAGAACATAAGtgtaaaaaaagtaaagagagatggacataaagatttacgtagttcggcacTAGATTTACGTTCACGGGAATTTGGGTTGGGGAGTTTCCACTATAATGTATTTGTTTACAGTCACTCATGGTccctcatatctcactgtacaaaGAAAACTAGAGATCCACTTGTTGGAAAAGAAAATCCTTCTGGAGCTCTCCTTTCCATggttaagaagaagaagaagaagaagaaggagaagaagtatAAGTCAAGGTCGAGATAGAGATCAAGAAAGTGTTGAAGTTGTATGCAGGGCATCCCCTTTTATATGATCCTCTTCCTGCTATTATTGGTAGTTGCTTGTCTGACCTTGCACTACGCATGCCAACCTATTGGGAGGTAACTGGTCTTTCTTGTGCGTCTAAGTGTCTTTGCATGTCTGGACTCCTCATTTTCCCACTTCTTTTTTTACTTCTTGACATCTGTATGCCCCATGTTCCTTCTTGTCTCATACACCTTTCTTCTCTTGTCCCTAGGGATGACCTGATGGGCTGGGTCCAACCTTGGATTTAGTATTTTATCCCTCCACAAATCTCTTTGTGATTGTAACACTTTCAAAAATTACGACAAGTAAAAAAAGTACTCCCAACAATTACTTTGAGTTGGTCGTTTCCTTataacttctcattttcattaCCTTCGTGTCCTCGTTTGGACATAATCAGCAACGAGAGCTAGAATCTTTGGAAGCACCTAAGAAACCAACACACTTGTATTAGCTCTTGGATCCCACGTCCTTGTTATCttatgagagaagaaaaattaatatttcagaGAGACGGGTCTATCTACTTGATTTGAAACAGAAAAAGCAAAAACCCAAACAATGTTATTCCTTTATCTCAAAGGAGTAATACATTCGTTTAGATTCataaagtgtttcatctcatcattataatttttctaaatttttacataatatataataaataattcaaaattttcaaatctcaaacaataataatattaaaaaataatattctaacaatattttattcaattttcatcttttatctaaaaccatctcatctcaaaattcaaactagCAATATTCATGCATTGCGCTACCTACAAGAGAagtgagttctataaagagattttataaaaataaatttacaaattgagaTGGTTTAATGTAATATCTTAAATCtaatttacaacaaaaaatgttttacaatctaacatgtCATATtaagtcatatcaatttgtaagttttttttatctaaggctacgtttgggtagtgagaatatctgagaagtgttgagaatatttgtaaatagtagtgaaaaagtaataatagaataatgaatagtaggtaaaaagtaatgaatagtaaaaaaataggtgaaaagtaataataaagtaaggaatagtagtgagagtacttgaggtactcttgatACCCAAACATAACCTTATGTTTTTATAGACCAAACATTTCTTTAcgcataaatgaaaaattatcacaaaataattgACCATCGTAATCCACCAAAATTTACAGCATTATCAGCCATTGACAGCAAGGAAGGCCATAATACCATCTATTTCACCAATAGAACTACCCTGCTTCTCCAAACAAATACTTTAGTGGAACTAAAAAAGCCtagaaaacataataaaaatccCATTACattaaactcaaataaaaacaaaaacaattcaaactCACGTAAATTCAAGCTTTTAAAACCACGAGCTGGCAACTCAAATTCGACCCAAGATCACAGGTAGCAAAAAGTAATTTTCCCCAGTTTTCAACTTCAGACTCCTACTCATAAGATACAAATCCATAGAACTACCTAGACTTCTATAGCGCAGACAAAACATAACCCCAGATATTCCAAGATCGGTAAATCAAATAACTCTTTATATGCACTTTGGTAAGATAACTTTGAACTCGAACAAATAGAAACCCCAGCAACGAGAGCTCTTCCTCTGGTATCGATCTACAGTAatatttaggtctcgtttgtttttatagataagatgaaatgagttaagaataaagttaaaagttgaataaaatattattag includes:
- the LOC121236457 gene encoding uncharacterized protein LOC121236457, with protein sequence MESTRATESETIKFLCSYGGKILPRSTDGNLRYVGGLTRVLSVHRSISHAELMVKVGEFCGYSVTLRCQLPSGDLETLVSITSDEDLANIIEEYDRASSSMSHPPKIRAILSPPKSLKKISPPPSTTPSDADSYAYGSPFVSAGLLKNSVAYHPVPRTRNCSENAYRYNCHIQENPRVLFPYSWGVPSCNHLRRGPKI